From a single Desulfoplanes formicivorans genomic region:
- a CDS encoding PilX N-terminal domain-containing pilus assembly protein, translated as MNNSNFLYHNDGSILVTILVVLVVMTVMGMVATNTTLTELMIASNDRDYQQDFFVADGGLNAESSLVFSYPVVLTKAEQKNHEPYYIVKSMDGGFPEDNSTDTIPMNATAHYVGNHEYKYAVKFITRKQAIIKGEGARTVDIIFNQIEAKRSGSASLMCQVYRRVAN; from the coding sequence ATGAATAATTCAAATTTCCTGTACCATAATGACGGATCTATTCTGGTCACCATTCTTGTCGTTCTTGTGGTGATGACAGTCATGGGAATGGTGGCCACCAATACAACGCTCACTGAATTGATGATTGCTTCCAATGATCGTGACTATCAGCAGGATTTTTTCGTCGCCGATGGTGGACTGAATGCAGAGTCCTCGTTGGTTTTTTCCTATCCGGTTGTGTTGACCAAGGCCGAACAGAAAAATCATGAACCATATTATATTGTTAAAAGCATGGATGGTGGATTCCCTGAAGATAATAGTACAGACACTATTCCAATGAATGCAACGGCTCATTACGTCGGCAATCACGAATATAAATACGCTGTCAAGTTTATCACCAGAAAGCAGGCCATTATCAAAGGTGAAGGCGCACGAACGGTTGATATCATTTTCAATCAAATCGAGGCCAAGAGGTCCGGCAGTGCAAGTCTCATGTGTCAGGTGTACAGACGGGTGGCCAATTAG
- the pilV gene encoding type IV pilus modification protein PilV, giving the protein MNTSHAATGFTLIEVLMALLILTIGVMGFSTLQGRNATGNAQSQTISLATMLANTELEKMINTPYDECQDYNASVIMNNKTYDITCSVNENATLKHKEVQIVVSVDGMNSTFSYIKTSNYE; this is encoded by the coding sequence ATGAACACTTCGCATGCTGCCACAGGATTCACCCTTATTGAGGTGTTGATGGCCCTACTCATCCTGACCATTGGGGTGATGGGGTTTTCTACCCTTCAGGGGCGCAATGCCACGGGGAATGCCCAATCCCAAACCATTTCCCTGGCAACCATGCTTGCCAATACTGAATTGGAAAAGATGATAAACACGCCCTATGACGAATGCCAGGACTATAATGCATCGGTTATCATGAACAACAAAACATACGATATAACATGTTCTGTCAACGAAAACGCAACACTCAAGCATAAGGAAGTACAGATTGTCGTATCTGTTGATGGGATGAACTCGACTTTTTCTTATATAAAAACTTCAAATTATGAATAA
- a CDS encoding PilW family protein, with the protein MTVLRPRQGFTLVELLVAMVAGILLLGAMYVLFRSSSEIFTSQEQIVHLRQDIRASLALVTRHLRMAGLDPSRNASCAGITRANATSLHLQYDQEGDGMCENDLDFKYVAAEGALKVQLSDAGGYQPVVYDIASCEFVYGMSNGTLTTSPWDTDDIRMVSIQLCGRISGPYAQKYDAPRCLNATVRCRNLGLE; encoded by the coding sequence ATGACCGTATTACGCCCACGACAGGGATTCACCCTTGTGGAGTTGCTGGTGGCCATGGTGGCCGGGATACTCCTTCTTGGCGCCATGTATGTCCTGTTTCGTTCCAGCAGCGAGATATTCACTTCTCAGGAACAAATAGTCCACTTGCGGCAAGATATCAGGGCTTCCCTGGCCTTGGTGACTAGGCATCTGCGTATGGCAGGACTTGATCCCAGCAGGAACGCTTCATGCGCAGGCATTACACGAGCCAACGCTACCTCCCTGCACCTGCAATATGATCAGGAAGGGGACGGTATGTGCGAGAATGATCTGGACTTCAAGTATGTTGCTGCCGAGGGGGCCCTCAAGGTTCAGTTGTCCGATGCAGGTGGCTATCAACCTGTTGTTTATGATATTGCTTCGTGTGAGTTTGTATATGGTATGAGCAATGGAACCTTGACTACAAGTCCCTGGGACACAGACGATATCAGAATGGTAAGCATTCAGCTCTGTGGCCGGATTTCGGGTCCCTATGCGCAAAAATATGATGCCCCGCGTTGTCTGAACGCTACGGTACGATGCAGGAATCTGGGACTGGAATGA
- a CDS encoding GspH/FimT family pseudopilin: MSDSWIRVPKARLGTWGHHIDAAGYCTWWGFSLIELLVVLAILGFLLAWGGVYLVVNLDNYRINAATRDLIGTLHKSRMTAIRNNAETAVFFDPVNGTYSLCTANGDGEWSTRGDNTCPQIVRLASYASGIRYGHGKATEAIGESFGADEISYTANRVVFTSRGTARHAGYAYITNDAGQARAVGTLTIGTILAKRWNGTRWEAY; the protein is encoded by the coding sequence ATGTCCGATTCATGGATTCGTGTTCCAAAGGCCAGACTAGGCACTTGGGGGCATCATATTGATGCTGCCGGGTATTGTACCTGGTGGGGTTTCTCACTGATTGAGTTGCTTGTTGTCCTGGCCATTCTGGGGTTTCTTCTCGCCTGGGGCGGTGTCTACCTGGTCGTCAATCTGGATAACTACAGGATCAATGCGGCTACTCGTGATTTGATCGGCACTTTACACAAGTCACGCATGACGGCTATTCGGAACAATGCCGAAACCGCTGTTTTTTTTGATCCTGTCAACGGGACCTACAGCCTGTGTACGGCCAATGGCGACGGAGAATGGTCTACCAGAGGTGACAATACCTGCCCCCAGATCGTGCGTTTGGCTTCCTATGCCAGCGGCATCAGGTACGGGCATGGCAAGGCGACGGAGGCCATTGGCGAGAGCTTTGGAGCCGACGAAATCTCCTATACAGCCAACCGGGTTGTTTTTACTTCCAGAGGCACTGCCAGGCATGCCGGGTATGCCTACATTACCAATGATGCGGGCCAGGCCCGTGCCGTTGGGACCCTAACAATCGGCACCATTCTGGCCAAACGGTGGAATGGTACCAGGTGGGAAGCGTACTGA
- a CDS encoding holo-[acyl-carrier-protein] synthase, whose translation MIIGIGTDVVEMDRIASSIRRFGNRFLEKVLTRQERDHLPNHPTAYVAGRFAAKEACVKALGTGFSQGIWFQHIDVVSLDSGQPTIVLHGPALARSTSLDVHGIHISITHGRDIASAMVILEGK comes from the coding sequence TTGATCATCGGAATAGGTACCGACGTTGTCGAAATGGACCGAATCGCATCAAGTATCCGCAGATTCGGCAATCGTTTTCTGGAAAAAGTTCTGACCCGGCAGGAACGGGACCACCTGCCAAATCACCCCACTGCGTATGTGGCAGGCCGATTCGCTGCCAAGGAAGCCTGCGTCAAGGCCCTTGGAACCGGCTTCTCCCAGGGCATTTGGTTTCAACACATAGATGTCGTTTCACTGGACTCCGGACAACCGACCATCGTGTTGCACGGTCCGGCGCTGGCAAGAAGCACGTCTCTTGATGTTCATGGTATTCATATCAGTATAACACATGGTCGTGATATTGCTTCGGCCATGGTCATTTTGGAGGGAAAATGA
- a CDS encoding NAD(P)H-hydrate dehydratase, with amino-acid sequence MTKSRLCPATHSSDDLSTVYAPLPTPEEMAHWDKVCMDTYGPSGAILMENASREAYHVLSKNFGSLKGRSAVVFAGSGNNGGDAFALARQLWNHGVKVMILHTKDRDKYSGDSAYHMDLALRLDIPCLYLPDYHLDFLRKIDIVVDGLLGTGFQGPLRQEFQTWIKAINKLGKNSFVLSLDIPSGVNGTTGIPSPIAVNAHVTVTFEAAKLGLFLPPAKEFIGKLEIKKIGIPKIIRQQHPAKHVALTEDILHYLPKPHATMHKGEAGHVLILGGSPALTGAPMLSALGAIRSGAGLVTIGSPKQLVHEIKHDWPDIMGLPLGTGDDWDASCARELEDHLSRFDAVVLGPGLGRTPGALAFLTRYLDNPHPNTLLDADALYFLAQDKQVMAKVPKTSIVTPHPGEMARFFNVTSRDINADRAAYVRKFTQEFKVNILLKGAATIISDGEDPVYISPFATPNLALGGSGDVLSGIIAAIMARGVPTLMAAQIGVYWHGLCGRVLAREYPLRGNMPQEIAHTLPLAIKEWNDAHC; translated from the coding sequence ATGACAAAATCTCGTTTGTGTCCCGCCACCCATTCCTCTGACGACCTGTCCACCGTGTACGCCCCTCTTCCAACCCCCGAAGAAATGGCTCATTGGGACAAGGTATGCATGGATACCTATGGACCGTCCGGTGCTATTCTCATGGAAAACGCCAGTCGTGAGGCCTACCACGTTCTGTCCAAAAATTTCGGGAGTCTCAAGGGCCGCAGCGCTGTGGTCTTTGCCGGTTCCGGCAACAATGGAGGTGATGCCTTTGCCCTGGCCAGACAGCTCTGGAATCACGGGGTCAAGGTGATGATCCTGCATACCAAGGACCGGGACAAGTATTCCGGAGACAGTGCCTACCACATGGATCTGGCCCTGCGCCTGGACATTCCCTGCCTGTATCTTCCGGATTACCATCTGGACTTCTTGCGAAAAATCGACATTGTTGTTGACGGCCTTTTGGGAACAGGCTTTCAGGGCCCTTTGCGCCAAGAATTCCAGACCTGGATCAAGGCTATCAACAAACTTGGCAAAAACAGCTTTGTCCTTTCCCTGGACATCCCTTCGGGTGTTAACGGCACCACAGGCATACCCTCGCCCATTGCGGTCAATGCCCATGTCACGGTCACCTTTGAAGCCGCCAAGCTGGGCCTTTTTCTTCCCCCTGCCAAAGAATTCATCGGCAAGCTTGAAATCAAGAAAATCGGGATACCCAAAATCATCCGCCAACAGCATCCGGCCAAGCACGTGGCCCTGACCGAAGACATTCTCCACTACCTGCCCAAGCCCCATGCCACCATGCACAAGGGCGAAGCAGGTCATGTGCTCATTCTGGGAGGTTCCCCGGCTCTGACCGGCGCGCCCATGCTCAGCGCCCTGGGCGCCATACGCAGCGGCGCCGGACTGGTGACCATTGGCAGTCCCAAACAGCTTGTCCATGAAATCAAGCATGACTGGCCGGACATCATGGGCCTGCCCCTGGGTACAGGCGACGACTGGGATGCCTCATGCGCCCGGGAACTTGAAGACCATCTGTCTCGATTTGATGCCGTGGTTCTGGGTCCCGGCCTGGGAAGAACTCCCGGAGCCCTTGCCTTTCTCACCCGTTATCTGGACAACCCCCATCCCAATACCCTGCTGGACGCCGATGCCCTCTACTTTCTTGCCCAAGACAAACAGGTGATGGCCAAGGTCCCCAAAACATCCATTGTCACCCCGCATCCAGGGGAAATGGCCCGTTTTTTCAATGTCACCTCCCGCGACATCAACGCCGACAGGGCCGCCTATGTCAGAAAATTCACCCAGGAATTCAAGGTGAACATCCTGCTTAAGGGGGCCGCCACCATCATATCCGACGGCGAGGATCCCGTGTACATTTCACCTTTTGCCACGCCCAATCTTGCCCTGGGAGGATCGGGCGATGTCCTCTCGGGCATTATTGCCGCAATCATGGCCCGGGGCGTGCCAACCCTCATGGCGGCCCAGATCGGCGTCTACTGGCACGGCCTTTGCGGTCGTGTTCTGGCCCGGGAATATCCCTTGCGGGGGAACATGCCCCAGGAAATCGCCCATACATTGCCTTTGGCCATCAAGGAGTGGAACGATGCTCACTGCTAA
- a CDS encoding CBS domain-containing protein, with protein sequence MLTAKDIMTPQPLTVTPETDIAQAAAMLLQNDINGLPVIDQDGHLVGILCQSDLVSLQKKFPLPSVFTFLDGFLPLSSMSTMEKEIQKIFASTVADAMTPSPVTVKVETPVDEIAGLMVDRKFHSLPVMDGDKLVGMVGMKDILKTVVS encoded by the coding sequence ATGCTCACTGCTAAAGATATCATGACCCCCCAACCCCTGACTGTAACTCCGGAAACCGACATTGCCCAGGCAGCTGCCATGCTGCTGCAAAACGATATCAACGGACTTCCTGTCATTGATCAGGACGGCCACCTTGTGGGAATTCTGTGCCAGAGCGATCTGGTTTCCCTGCAAAAGAAATTTCCCCTGCCGTCGGTGTTCACCTTTCTGGATGGCTTTCTTCCCCTAAGCTCCATGTCGACAATGGAAAAGGAAATCCAGAAAATCTTTGCCTCCACTGTTGCGGACGCCATGACGCCCTCCCCCGTGACCGTGAAGGTCGAGACCCCAGTGGACGAAATTGCCGGCCTCATGGTTGACCGCAAGTTCCACTCCCTGCCTGTCATGGACGGGGACAAACTCGTGGGCATGGTCGGCATGAAGGATATTTTGAAAACCGTTGTCAGCTAA
- the tsaE gene encoding tRNA (adenosine(37)-N6)-threonylcarbamoyltransferase complex ATPase subunit type 1 TsaE, whose protein sequence is MEILLASLEDTRRLARKLATCILKQNAFAAILQQGDLGSGKTTLTSMLVPLLPGGEQAEVSSPSFTVMNIYPTRPETVHFDFYRTEGLGLDGTMEEYLYNTQHLCIAEWIDYLPEPLWPDNHLLIQWTVEDTARKLVLSSQGALGDQLLACLATC, encoded by the coding sequence ATGGAAATCCTGCTCGCCTCCCTTGAGGACACACGGCGGTTGGCACGCAAGCTGGCTACCTGCATCCTGAAACAGAATGCCTTTGCGGCCATTCTCCAGCAGGGCGATCTGGGCTCGGGCAAAACAACCCTGACCAGCATGCTGGTTCCCCTGCTGCCAGGAGGTGAGCAGGCAGAGGTGAGCAGTCCCAGCTTCACGGTCATGAATATCTACCCCACACGACCGGAAACCGTGCATTTTGATTTCTACCGGACCGAGGGGCTGGGGCTTGACGGCACCATGGAGGAGTACCTCTACAACACCCAACACCTGTGCATTGCCGAATGGATTGATTACCTGCCCGAACCCCTCTGGCCGGACAATCACCTTTTGATTCAATGGACAGTTGAGGACACGGCTCGAAAGCTTGTCCTCAGCTCCCAGGGCGCTTTGGGCGACCAACTTCTGGCATGTCTGGCCACCTGTTGA
- a CDS encoding aspartate kinase — translation MRILVQKFGGTSVDGHECMLKVREKVLGGLDNGYKVIVVLSAMHGVTNSLLETAHSWTEQPDRAELDVLVATGEQQSVALFTMLLKEIGIKARSCLGYQLPIRTDPTYGSARILDIDQNAIFDLLKRYDVLVVAGFQGCDCTRRITTLGRGGSDTSAVALAAAVNASVCEIYTDVDGVYTTDPNICSKARKIDTIDYEEMLEMASMGAKVLQIRSVEFAKKYNVPIHVRSTFSNEPGTIVTQEENSMEAALVSGIAYDKDQARITLVGVKDEPGVSARIFEPIAAANIVVDMIVQNPSKDNRTDLTFTVPRGSVRDTLAIIDRIKDEIGAQDIFHDDNVCKISVIGVGMRTHAGIASIAFATLKKENINILMISTSEIKISCLVKEKYTELAIRSLHEAFGLDKEKSPACEQSLA, via the coding sequence ATGCGCATTTTGGTCCAAAAATTCGGCGGTACCTCGGTTGACGGCCACGAATGCATGCTCAAGGTCAGGGAAAAGGTCCTTGGCGGGCTGGACAACGGCTACAAGGTCATCGTGGTTCTTTCGGCCATGCACGGAGTCACCAATTCCCTGCTCGAAACGGCCCATTCATGGACGGAACAACCCGACCGGGCTGAACTTGATGTTCTGGTTGCCACAGGCGAACAGCAATCCGTGGCCCTTTTTACCATGCTCCTCAAAGAAATCGGCATCAAGGCCCGTTCCTGCCTCGGGTACCAACTGCCCATCCGCACGGATCCCACCTATGGTTCGGCCCGCATTCTGGATATCGATCAGAACGCCATATTTGATCTTCTGAAACGGTATGACGTCCTGGTGGTCGCCGGATTCCAAGGATGCGACTGTACCCGCCGCATCACCACCCTGGGCCGGGGGGGATCAGATACAAGCGCCGTGGCATTGGCAGCAGCTGTCAACGCCAGTGTTTGCGAAATCTATACGGATGTGGACGGGGTATACACCACGGATCCCAACATCTGTTCCAAGGCCCGCAAAATCGACACCATCGACTATGAAGAAATGCTTGAAATGGCCAGCATGGGAGCCAAGGTGCTCCAGATCCGGTCAGTCGAGTTCGCCAAGAAGTACAACGTCCCCATCCATGTTCGTTCCACCTTTTCCAACGAGCCCGGGACCATTGTCACACAGGAGGAAAATTCCATGGAAGCAGCCCTGGTTTCAGGCATTGCCTATGACAAGGATCAGGCCAGAATCACACTCGTGGGGGTCAAGGACGAACCCGGTGTTTCGGCCCGCATTTTCGAACCCATTGCCGCAGCCAACATTGTTGTGGATATGATCGTCCAGAATCCGAGCAAGGATAATCGGACCGATCTGACCTTCACGGTCCCCAGGGGCAGTGTCAGGGACACCTTGGCCATCATTGACCGCATCAAAGACGAAATCGGTGCCCAGGACATCTTTCATGACGACAACGTATGCAAGATATCGGTCATCGGCGTGGGCATGCGCACCCATGCGGGCATTGCCTCCATCGCCTTTGCCACCCTCAAGAAGGAAAATATCAACATCCTGATGATCAGCACATCGGAGATCAAGATTTCCTGCCTGGTCAAGGAAAAATACACCGAACTGGCCATTCGCTCCCTGCACGAGGCATTCGGCCTGGACAAGGAAAAATCCCCTGCATGCGAACAGTCCCTGGCCTGA